A single Xylella taiwanensis DNA region contains:
- the murG gene encoding undecaprenyldiphospho-muramoylpentapeptide beta-N-acetylglucosaminyltransferase yields MAIVVQAPVTHYRPVMILAGGTGGHIFPGLAVARALRARDVPVVWLGAIGKMETHLVPKHGIEIETIPIAGLRGRGMLALLGAPMRVFRAICAASVVLRRYRPRVVISFGGFAAGPGGIAARFMRLPLIVHEQNRAPGMTNKILARVAGRVLAGFPGSFVGEEVVGNPVREDIAALSAPAVRFAGRSGPVRLLVLGGSQGARAMNQALPVVLAMLSDVAVEVRHQCGETLCAEAEMAYAQAGVAARVEPFINDMAAAYAWADLVVCRAGASTLAELCAVGIGSVLVPFPAAVDDHQTRNAEYLAGAGAALLLKQDDTLSVRLQPVLRALLTDPIRRLAMAEIARGLAKSDASERIADIILEESI; encoded by the coding sequence ATGGCCATAGTCGTCCAGGCTCCGGTGACACACTATCGTCCCGTCATGATTTTGGCTGGTGGTACCGGTGGTCATATCTTCCCGGGCCTGGCGGTGGCACGTGCGCTGCGAGCCCGTGATGTGCCAGTGGTATGGCTGGGTGCGATCGGGAAAATGGAGACCCATCTGGTACCAAAGCACGGCATTGAAATCGAGACAATCCCAATCGCCGGCTTGCGCGGTCGTGGCATGTTGGCCTTGCTTGGGGCACCTATGCGAGTGTTTCGCGCGATTTGTGCCGCAAGTGTTGTGTTGCGTCGCTACCGCCCACGCGTTGTGATCAGCTTTGGTGGTTTCGCTGCTGGCCCCGGTGGTATTGCAGCACGCTTTATGCGCCTGCCTTTGATCGTGCACGAACAGAATCGTGCACCTGGGATGACCAATAAGATCCTCGCGCGTGTTGCCGGACGCGTGCTGGCAGGCTTTCCTGGCAGTTTCGTCGGTGAGGAGGTGGTTGGCAATCCAGTGCGCGAGGACATTGCTGCGCTGTCTGCGCCGGCGGTGCGTTTTGCTGGCCGCAGTGGTCCGGTGCGTTTGTTAGTCCTTGGGGGCAGTCAGGGCGCACGTGCAATGAATCAAGCTTTGCCGGTGGTTTTGGCGATGCTGTCTGATGTGGCAGTGGAGGTGCGCCATCAGTGCGGCGAAACATTGTGTGCTGAAGCGGAGATGGCCTATGCACAAGCAGGTGTCGCTGCTCGTGTTGAACCGTTTATCAATGACATGGCTGCAGCTTACGCCTGGGCCGACTTGGTGGTGTGTCGTGCCGGTGCCTCAACGTTGGCTGAGTTGTGTGCCGTCGGTATTGGTAGTGTGTTGGTGCCTTTCCCAGCTGCGGTGGATGACCACCAGACTCGCAATGCCGAATATCTGGCCGGTGCCGGTGCTGCGCTGTTGCTTAAGCAGGACGACACGCTGAGTGTGCGACTGCAACCCGTGTTGCGTGCCTTGTTGACTGATCCGATACGTCGCTTGGCGATGGCTGAGATTGCACGTGGATTGGCTAAATCTGATGCCTCAGAGCGTATTGCTGACATTATTCTTGAGGAATCCATATGA
- the mraY gene encoding phospho-N-acetylmuramoyl-pentapeptide-transferase, with amino-acid sequence MLLELARWLQQFESLFGLFNYLTFRSILAALTSLLLSLWIGPVLIRKLSQFKGGQPIRQDGPKMHFSKAGTPTMGGSLILMTVTLSVLLWGDLRNRYVWLVLAVMLCFGAIGWYDDWIKLAKRDPNGLKSRWKYLLQSIFGLAAGLFLYCTADVPAAVTFYIPMFKSIALPLTGISFIAITYFWIVGFSNAVNLTDGLDGLAIMPTVLVACALGVFAYASGNVLFSSYLKIPTVPGAGDLIIICAAIAGSGLGFLWFNAYPAMVFMGDIGALALGAALGTIAVIVRQELVLVVMGGVFVIETLSVIIQVVSFKLTGKRVFRMAPIHHHFELKGWPEPRVIVRFWIISVVLVLIGLATLKVR; translated from the coding sequence ATGTTGCTTGAACTGGCCCGTTGGTTACAGCAATTTGAAAGTCTGTTCGGGTTGTTCAATTACCTGACATTCCGCAGCATCCTGGCGGCATTGACCTCATTATTGTTGTCGCTCTGGATAGGGCCGGTGTTGATCCGGAAGTTGTCCCAATTTAAAGGTGGTCAGCCGATCCGCCAGGATGGCCCAAAGATGCACTTTTCTAAAGCTGGCACGCCGACGATGGGCGGTTCCCTGATTCTGATGACAGTGACGTTATCGGTATTGTTATGGGGTGACTTGCGTAATCGCTACGTGTGGCTGGTATTGGCCGTGATGCTGTGCTTTGGTGCGATTGGTTGGTACGACGATTGGATCAAGCTTGCCAAGCGTGATCCGAACGGTCTGAAATCGCGCTGGAAGTACCTGCTGCAGTCGATCTTCGGTTTGGCGGCTGGCTTGTTTCTTTACTGCACTGCTGATGTGCCGGCGGCAGTCACTTTTTACATCCCCATGTTCAAGTCGATCGCATTACCGCTGACGGGTATTAGTTTTATCGCGATCACCTATTTTTGGATTGTTGGCTTCTCCAACGCGGTTAATTTGACGGATGGTTTAGATGGGTTGGCGATTATGCCGACAGTGCTAGTGGCGTGTGCATTGGGCGTATTCGCTTACGCTTCCGGGAACGTGTTGTTCTCCAGTTATCTGAAGATTCCTACGGTTCCTGGCGCTGGTGATTTAATCATTATCTGTGCGGCCATTGCTGGATCTGGCCTCGGTTTTCTGTGGTTTAACGCGTATCCGGCAATGGTGTTCATGGGCGACATCGGTGCACTGGCATTGGGTGCGGCGCTTGGCACGATTGCAGTGATCGTGCGGCAGGAGTTGGTATTAGTGGTGATGGGTGGCGTGTTTGTCATTGAAACGTTGTCGGTGATCATTCAGGTGGTCAGTTTCAAGTTGACCGGGAAGCGTGTGTTTCGTATGGCACCGATCCACCATCACTTTGAGCTTAAGGGTTGGCCGGAGCCGCGTGTAATCGTGCGTTTCTGGATTATCTCTGTGGTGCTGGTGTTGATTGGTTTGGCGACGTTGAAGGTGCGCTGA
- the ftsW gene encoding putative lipid II flippase FtsW, producing the protein MNAFLRQATRLEAIGGCYDPWLLGAAVALASLGVVMVASSSIELTNSPFYYLIRHLVSLSIGIGLAFLAMRTELKKVEQYNRMLLLICFVLLLMVFVPGLGSNVNGAKRWINLGVSKFQTVEAVKVLYIVWLSSYLVRFRDDVNATWPAMLKPLSVVAVLIGLLLMQPDFGSSTLLLGITAGMLVLGGVNLPKMSMPIVVALVVLVALVVFEPYRMRRMTSFMDPWADQRGSGYQLSNALMAVGRGEWFGVGLGASVQKLNYLPESHTDFIFSVIAEELGFVGVCTVIALYTLLVGRAFWLGMRCVEMKRHFPGYVALGIALWISLQSFVSIAVNLGILPTKGLTLPLISSGGSSVLMTCVAIGLLLRVSYEVDRAERLRKKLVSAADEVLLHEVAAVPLVASQRGISRMQSRVASAFGKVLWP; encoded by the coding sequence ATGAACGCTTTCTTGCGCCAGGCAACCCGACTTGAGGCCATTGGAGGCTGCTACGATCCGTGGCTGCTTGGTGCTGCTGTGGCGTTGGCTTCGCTTGGTGTGGTCATGGTGGCTTCCAGTTCGATCGAGCTGACCAATAGCCCGTTTTATTACCTGATTCGGCACCTCGTGTCCTTGAGTATCGGCATCGGTTTAGCGTTTTTGGCGATGCGTACTGAGCTTAAGAAGGTCGAACAATACAACCGCATGCTTCTTTTGATCTGCTTCGTGTTGCTGTTAATGGTGTTTGTGCCGGGATTGGGCAGCAATGTTAACGGCGCCAAGCGCTGGATCAATCTGGGTGTGTCCAAGTTCCAGACGGTCGAGGCGGTGAAGGTGTTGTATATCGTTTGGTTGTCCAGCTACCTGGTGCGCTTCCGTGACGATGTCAACGCGACTTGGCCGGCGATGCTTAAACCGCTGAGTGTGGTTGCTGTGTTGATTGGCTTGTTGTTGATGCAGCCAGACTTTGGTTCCTCAACGTTATTGCTGGGCATTACTGCCGGGATGTTGGTATTAGGCGGGGTGAATCTGCCAAAGATGTCGATGCCGATAGTTGTAGCGCTGGTGGTGCTCGTCGCGCTGGTGGTGTTCGAGCCATACCGTATGCGTCGTATGACGTCATTCATGGACCCGTGGGCTGATCAACGTGGGTCCGGTTATCAGTTGTCCAATGCGTTGATGGCGGTGGGCCGTGGCGAGTGGTTTGGTGTGGGTCTGGGCGCTTCGGTACAGAAGCTCAATTATTTGCCTGAATCGCACACTGATTTCATCTTTTCGGTGATTGCAGAAGAATTGGGTTTCGTTGGGGTATGTACGGTGATCGCGTTGTATACATTGCTAGTCGGACGCGCGTTCTGGCTAGGGATGCGTTGTGTCGAGATGAAGCGTCATTTCCCCGGTTATGTCGCTTTAGGGATTGCGTTATGGATCAGCTTGCAGAGTTTCGTCTCGATTGCTGTCAATCTGGGTATCTTGCCAACGAAGGGTCTGACTCTGCCGCTGATTTCCTCTGGCGGTTCGTCGGTGCTGATGACATGTGTCGCGATAGGGTTGTTGCTACGTGTTTCCTATGAGGTCGATCGAGCGGAGCGATTGCGCAAAAAATTGGTGTCTGCTGCTGATGAGGTTTTGCTGCACGAGGTTGCCGCTGTTCCCTTGGTCGCATCACAGCGTGGCATCAGCCGGATGCAGTCCCGCGTGGCATCAGCTTTTGGGAAGGTGCTATGGCCATAG
- the murC gene encoding UDP-N-acetylmuramate--L-alanine ligase, producing MIRRLQDNGDLIRTFPRVHFVGIGGAGMSGIAEVMLTLGYEVSGSDNADNAATRRLATLGARVMRGHSAANVLGTDCVVVSSAIREDNPELMEARSQRIPIMPRAAMLAELMRFRHGIAVAGTHGKTTTTSLIAAVLSEGGLDPTFVIGGQLLAAGANAKLGAGQWLVVEADESDGSFLRLNPLVAVITNIDADHLENYDNDFSRIKEAFAEFLQRLPFYGLALLCIDDPEVMELASKTTRHVMTYGINAAADVRAEEVIQEGAHMCFTLCLPEGNSIPVTLALPGRHNVLNALAAAAIGWQLGVPPQIIGRALKSFVGIGRRFNDLGEIAIGNGACVRLIDDYGHHPRELEAVFAAARGGWPDKRLVVAFQPHRYSRTRDQFDAFAAVLSSVDALVLSEVYPAGEVPIPGADAKSLARAIRARGRSEPVVVGQVASLVEVLPDVLQDDDLLLMMGAGDIGYIAQRIAHAGFGGIEI from the coding sequence GTGATTCGTCGTCTCCAAGACAATGGCGATTTGATCCGCACGTTCCCACGCGTGCATTTCGTTGGTATTGGCGGTGCCGGCATGAGCGGTATTGCTGAGGTGATGTTGACGTTGGGTTACGAGGTATCCGGTTCGGACAATGCCGATAATGCGGCGACCCGACGTTTGGCCACACTTGGTGCGCGGGTGATGCGTGGTCACTCAGCGGCCAATGTGCTTGGTACCGACTGCGTGGTGGTGTCCAGCGCGATTCGCGAAGATAACCCCGAATTGATGGAGGCGCGTAGTCAGCGTATCCCGATCATGCCGCGTGCGGCGATGTTGGCCGAGTTGATGCGTTTTCGCCACGGCATTGCCGTGGCCGGTACGCACGGTAAGACGACGACGACCAGTCTGATTGCGGCAGTGCTCAGTGAGGGAGGGCTGGATCCGACTTTTGTGATCGGTGGTCAGTTGCTTGCTGCTGGTGCTAACGCCAAGCTCGGTGCCGGTCAATGGTTGGTGGTTGAAGCTGACGAAAGCGATGGTAGTTTCCTGCGTTTGAATCCGCTCGTGGCGGTGATTACCAATATCGATGCCGATCACTTGGAGAACTACGACAACGACTTTTCTCGCATAAAAGAAGCGTTTGCGGAGTTTCTGCAGCGCCTGCCGTTCTATGGACTGGCGTTGTTGTGCATTGATGATCCTGAAGTGATGGAGTTGGCGAGCAAAACGACACGTCATGTGATGACTTACGGCATCAATGCTGCTGCTGATGTGCGTGCCGAAGAGGTGATTCAAGAGGGTGCCCACATGTGTTTTACGCTGTGTCTTCCTGAGGGCAATAGTATCCCGGTGACGCTGGCATTGCCTGGGCGTCACAACGTACTCAATGCCTTGGCTGCCGCTGCAATAGGGTGGCAGTTGGGTGTGCCGCCGCAGATTATTGGGCGTGCATTGAAGAGCTTTGTTGGTATCGGCCGTCGTTTTAATGATTTAGGAGAAATCGCCATTGGAAATGGTGCATGTGTTCGTTTGATCGACGATTATGGCCATCATCCGCGTGAATTAGAGGCGGTGTTTGCGGCCGCGCGGGGGGGGTGGCCGGACAAGCGTCTGGTGGTTGCGTTTCAACCGCATCGCTACAGTCGTACCCGCGATCAATTTGACGCATTCGCTGCGGTGTTGAGCAGTGTCGATGCACTCGTGCTGAGTGAGGTTTACCCGGCTGGTGAAGTGCCAATTCCGGGTGCTGATGCTAAGTCGCTGGCGCGTGCGATCCGCGCACGCGGACGCAGTGAGCCGGTAGTGGTCGGCCAAGTCGCTAGTTTGGTTGAGGTATTACCGGATGTGCTGCAGGACGATGATCTGCTGTTGATGATGGGCGCTGGCGACATTGGTTACATCGCTCAGCGGATCGCTCATGCTGGCTTTGGAGGTATTGAAATATGA